In Curtobacterium sp. L6-1, a genomic segment contains:
- a CDS encoding MFS transporter, whose product MLALGVAAQAAGTLVVTAPALLIPHLHAQGTTLAQAGLLAAAPTAGMVLTLIAWGAVTDRTGERVVIAGGLVLTTLAVSGAWAVGDDPVLLGVAFLLAGMTSASTNAASGRVVVGWFPKERRGLAMGIRQMSQPLGVTLAAVTVPQLAEGDGVRAALVLPVVLCAVLAVLCAVGIVDPPRPARAAARTGEAADPVPTANPYRSTGFLWRIHAVSVLLVVPQFTLSTYGLVWLVGLGWSTPAAGLLVGAAQFVGAVGRILVGVWSDRVASRVGPLRIVALSAAVVMAVLALVDVTHLPAAAVVLVIATSVTVADNGLAYTSVAEAAGPTWSGRALGAQNTGQFIAASAVGPGIGALVGLVGFAGSFLLVAALPVLALPLVPRADRSHD is encoded by the coding sequence ATGCTCGCGCTCGGCGTCGCCGCACAGGCCGCCGGGACGCTCGTCGTCACCGCGCCCGCCCTCCTCATCCCGCACCTGCACGCGCAGGGCACGACCCTCGCGCAGGCCGGGCTGCTCGCTGCGGCTCCGACCGCGGGCATGGTCCTGACGCTCATCGCCTGGGGAGCGGTCACCGACCGGACCGGCGAACGCGTGGTCATCGCGGGCGGGCTCGTCCTGACGACGCTCGCCGTGTCCGGGGCCTGGGCCGTCGGTGACGACCCGGTGCTCCTCGGGGTGGCGTTCCTGCTGGCCGGGATGACGAGCGCCTCGACGAACGCCGCCAGCGGTCGGGTCGTCGTGGGGTGGTTCCCGAAGGAGCGGCGCGGACTCGCGATGGGCATCCGGCAGATGTCACAGCCGCTCGGGGTGACCCTGGCGGCGGTCACGGTGCCGCAGCTCGCCGAGGGCGACGGCGTCCGCGCGGCCCTCGTGCTGCCGGTGGTCCTGTGCGCGGTGCTCGCGGTGCTCTGCGCGGTCGGCATCGTCGACCCGCCGCGACCGGCGCGGGCCGCCGCACGGACGGGAGAGGCGGCGGACCCGGTGCCCACCGCGAACCCCTACCGGTCGACCGGGTTCCTGTGGCGCATCCACGCGGTCTCGGTGCTGCTCGTCGTGCCGCAGTTCACGCTCTCCACCTACGGGCTGGTGTGGCTCGTCGGCCTGGGCTGGTCGACACCGGCCGCGGGACTGCTGGTCGGCGCGGCGCAGTTCGTCGGCGCGGTCGGGCGCATCCTCGTCGGCGTGTGGAGCGACCGGGTCGCGTCGCGGGTCGGTCCGCTGCGGATCGTCGCGCTGTCCGCCGCCGTGGTGATGGCGGTGCTCGCGCTCGTCGACGTCACGCACCTGCCTGCCGCGGCCGTCGTCCTGGTGATCGCGACGAGCGTCACCGTCGCGGACAACGGGTTGGCGTACACCTCGGTCGCCGAGGCCGCGGGCCCTACGTGGTCCGGTCGGGCACTCGGCGCGCAGAACACCGGGCAGTTCATCGCGGCGAGCGCCGTCGGCCCGGGCATCGGGGCGCTCGTCGGGCTGGTCGGGTTCGCGGGGTCGTTCCTGCTCGTGGCCGCGCTGCCGGTGCTCGCACTGCCCCTCGTGCCGCGCGCGGACCGCTCGCACGACTGA
- a CDS encoding ABC transporter substrate-binding protein, producing the protein MTLPPQRTPEPDGRTHAVGRRRPRTTRSRGGRIAAAIAGLAVVALVATGCSIQVRSQPDPSIGKDTMLINADRGNPLFDRNFNPYITNARTASKWMYEPLIEVNPLDGKRNPWLASSWEQPDARTIDMTIRRGVEWSDGTPFTAADVVFTFDLLKRFPAMDVKGAWQHIDRIERDGDHVVFHLESEDVPSLAIIGQTYILGEHHWGKVADPTTWRDPDPVGTGPFVLGNYSDQQYSMDKNPTYWQADKIAIKHLVLPATNTQLDTVTRGYDWAYSFISDVDGTWGAASDTNQYWFPPGGITGLIPNLTKAPFNDVDVRRGISLALDRDAIAETATEGNLTAATQTGLILPNQERYLNDAIPDKGMVTQDVDAAKAAFAKAGYEEQDGKLVKDGEQLAITITTANGYSDWLRAVQEVRRNLGAIGIKVSISAPQPAGYQQAINNGRFDMAMGGMGNGDVYQAFNSLLSTEFYQPVGKSTVNNYERYRDPATQRLLDEYKATTDPAEQQRILDQLQVIVHDQLPVIGMYHGGLWGLFNTGKFVGWPSAEDPYMAPQNYDSAPLLIFTKLRLRDSEAGRKILDEQKTQQDTTEAGE; encoded by the coding sequence ATGACGCTTCCCCCACAGCGCACGCCTGAGCCCGACGGGCGGACACACGCCGTCGGCCGCCGGCGCCCCCGCACCACGCGTTCCCGCGGTGGCCGCATCGCCGCCGCGATCGCCGGCCTGGCCGTCGTGGCGCTCGTCGCCACCGGCTGCAGCATCCAGGTCCGCTCCCAGCCGGACCCGAGCATCGGCAAGGACACGATGCTCATCAACGCGGACCGTGGCAACCCGCTGTTCGACCGGAACTTCAACCCGTACATCACGAACGCCCGCACGGCGTCGAAGTGGATGTACGAGCCGCTCATCGAGGTCAACCCGCTCGACGGCAAGCGCAACCCGTGGCTCGCGAGCTCGTGGGAGCAGCCCGACGCCCGGACCATCGACATGACGATCCGCCGGGGCGTCGAGTGGTCCGACGGCACGCCGTTCACCGCGGCCGACGTGGTGTTCACCTTCGACCTGCTCAAGAGGTTCCCGGCGATGGACGTCAAGGGCGCCTGGCAGCACATCGACCGGATCGAGCGGGACGGCGACCACGTCGTCTTCCACCTGGAGTCCGAGGACGTCCCGAGCCTCGCGATCATCGGCCAGACGTACATCCTCGGCGAGCACCACTGGGGGAAGGTCGCGGACCCCACCACGTGGCGGGACCCGGACCCGGTCGGCACCGGCCCGTTCGTGCTCGGCAACTACTCCGACCAGCAGTACTCGATGGACAAGAACCCGACGTACTGGCAAGCCGACAAGATCGCGATCAAGCACCTCGTGCTCCCCGCAACGAACACGCAGCTCGACACCGTCACGCGCGGCTACGACTGGGCGTACTCGTTCATCTCCGACGTCGACGGCACCTGGGGTGCGGCATCGGACACCAACCAGTACTGGTTCCCGCCGGGCGGCATCACCGGGCTCATCCCGAACCTGACCAAGGCGCCGTTCAACGACGTCGACGTCCGCCGGGGCATCTCGCTCGCACTCGACCGCGACGCCATCGCCGAGACGGCCACCGAGGGCAACCTGACTGCCGCGACACAGACCGGCCTCATCCTGCCCAACCAGGAGCGCTACCTGAACGACGCGATCCCGGACAAGGGCATGGTGACGCAGGACGTGGACGCCGCGAAGGCCGCGTTCGCGAAGGCCGGGTACGAGGAGCAGGACGGCAAGCTCGTCAAGGACGGCGAGCAGCTCGCCATCACGATCACGACCGCCAACGGCTACTCCGACTGGCTCCGTGCCGTGCAGGAGGTCCGTCGCAACCTCGGCGCCATCGGCATCAAGGTGTCCATCAGCGCTCCGCAGCCCGCCGGCTACCAGCAGGCGATCAACAACGGCCGCTTCGACATGGCGATGGGCGGCATGGGCAACGGCGACGTCTACCAGGCGTTCAACTCCCTGCTCTCGACCGAGTTCTACCAGCCGGTCGGCAAGTCCACCGTGAACAACTACGAGCGCTACCGCGACCCCGCGACCCAGCGACTGCTCGACGAGTACAAGGCCACGACCGACCCGGCCGAGCAGCAGCGGATCCTCGACCAGCTGCAGGTCATCGTCCACGACCAGCTGCCCGTGATCGGCATGTACCACGGCGGCCTCTGGGGCCTGTTCAACACCGGCAAGTTTGTCGGCTGGCCGAGCGCCGAGGACCCGTACATGGCACCGCAGAACTACGACTCGGCGCCGCTGCTCATCTTCACGAAGCTCCGGCTCCGTGACAGCGAGGCGGGCAGGAAGATCCTCGACGAGCAGAAGACGCAGCAGGACACGACGGAGGCCGGCGAGTGA
- a CDS encoding extracellular solute-binding protein, with translation MTPSRTPLSRRQLLGFGLGTAAAGLLAGCAVPGSTNVNRAALIPAASGGETVQLTYWAWLKDLQKVCDVWNAKNPRIQVTANWIPGGTAGGYQKMYSALAAGGGPDIGQVEFRQVPEFMLANGLVDLARYGAKDVASRYDEAAWSQVEFNDGVFGIPQDTGPMAFYHQPAVLDAAGGEPPTTWDEWRTLSEKVRSTGKRNYLEVFPVADASPFTAYAQQAGARWFRVDGDEWVIDMTDEKTMMVAEFFDQAIDDDLVDTSAGAYTPGWYAAAASGRIGAVTSASWGDALIESVQGAKGKWRVSPMQTWGEGFGSSQIGGSTAAVLANAEHPAEALEFLVWMTTSREGIDAMIKYCGIGWSPATDYIGEQRQQPSAFFGGQSYNEDVFAPAAQEQNTDWSWSPLTQSALNSLQNQFRRKVTGRLTLPDAVELAQREVVQAFRDKGLSVRAAS, from the coding sequence ATGACGCCATCACGAACACCCTTGTCCAGACGACAGCTGTTGGGCTTCGGCCTCGGCACCGCGGCAGCAGGACTGCTCGCCGGGTGCGCCGTCCCCGGCTCGACCAACGTCAACCGGGCGGCCCTCATCCCCGCCGCCTCCGGCGGCGAGACCGTCCAGCTCACCTACTGGGCGTGGCTCAAGGACCTGCAGAAGGTCTGCGACGTCTGGAACGCGAAGAACCCGCGCATCCAGGTGACCGCGAACTGGATCCCCGGCGGCACCGCGGGCGGGTACCAGAAGATGTACTCCGCGCTGGCGGCCGGCGGCGGCCCGGACATCGGCCAGGTCGAGTTCCGGCAGGTGCCCGAGTTCATGCTCGCCAACGGCCTGGTCGACCTCGCGCGGTACGGCGCGAAGGACGTCGCGAGCCGGTACGACGAGGCCGCGTGGTCGCAGGTCGAGTTCAACGACGGGGTGTTCGGCATCCCGCAGGACACCGGCCCGATGGCGTTCTACCACCAGCCCGCGGTGCTCGACGCTGCCGGCGGCGAACCCCCGACAACGTGGGACGAGTGGCGGACGCTGTCCGAGAAGGTCCGGTCGACCGGCAAGCGGAACTACCTCGAGGTCTTCCCGGTCGCCGACGCCTCCCCGTTCACCGCCTACGCGCAGCAGGCCGGTGCCCGCTGGTTCCGGGTCGACGGCGACGAGTGGGTCATCGACATGACCGACGAGAAGACGATGATGGTCGCCGAGTTCTTCGACCAGGCGATCGACGACGACCTCGTGGACACCTCCGCCGGGGCGTACACCCCGGGCTGGTACGCCGCCGCCGCCTCGGGTCGGATCGGCGCCGTCACCAGTGCGAGCTGGGGGGACGCCCTCATCGAGAGCGTGCAGGGCGCGAAGGGCAAGTGGCGCGTCTCCCCCATGCAGACCTGGGGCGAGGGCTTCGGCTCGAGCCAGATCGGCGGGTCCACGGCCGCGGTCCTCGCGAACGCGGAGCACCCGGCGGAGGCGCTCGAGTTCCTCGTCTGGATGACGACGTCCCGCGAGGGCATCGACGCGATGATCAAGTACTGCGGCATCGGCTGGTCCCCCGCGACGGACTACATCGGCGAGCAGCGCCAGCAGCCGAGCGCGTTCTTCGGCGGGCAGTCCTACAACGAGGACGTCTTCGCGCCCGCCGCCCAGGAGCAGAACACCGACTGGAGCTGGTCGCCGCTCACCCAGTCCGCGCTGAACTCCCTGCAGAACCAGTTCCGGCGCAAGGTCACCGGCCGACTCACCCTGCCGGACGCCGTCGAACTCGCCCAGCGCGAGGTCGTCCAGGCGTTTCGCGACAAGGGCCTCAGCGTCCGGGCAGCGTCGTGA
- a CDS encoding LacI family DNA-binding transcriptional regulator, which translates to MGPQRTAPPTVYDVASAAGVSIATVSRVLRTPDAVREGTRDRVQAAIRSLGYVPSGNARALAGRRTGVVGLLLPGFDVVPDERPDVVTDGGVRVVDDRRHVTQPTSSNLYFDEVLRGAETEAWQRGLALMVAAGRGPSRDVIVNDVAGRVDGLAVLAQTVPDELLEHVARRIPVVVLADDRRSRGFDSISVDNAAGMRTLGAHVIGRLGIRSIAYVAGPVDSPDDQERTAGFRRALEDHGLSPHDVRTVHGDFGRVRARELARTLLDDRVPRAIVCSNDQSALGVLDAVLARGLRVPDDVVVTGFDGIEAGRFSSPRLTTVHQPMGDLGRAAVRAIVDRLDHREGPPRAVRLPVEVLLRESCPPSL; encoded by the coding sequence TTGGGCCCGCAGCGCACCGCACCTCCCACGGTCTACGACGTGGCCTCGGCCGCCGGTGTCTCGATCGCGACCGTCTCGCGCGTCCTCCGCACGCCGGACGCCGTCCGCGAGGGCACGCGCGACCGGGTGCAGGCGGCGATCCGGTCCCTCGGCTACGTGCCGTCCGGCAACGCCCGCGCGCTGGCCGGGCGTCGGACCGGTGTCGTCGGCCTGCTGCTGCCGGGCTTCGACGTGGTGCCCGACGAGCGGCCGGACGTCGTCACCGACGGGGGCGTCCGGGTGGTCGACGACCGGCGGCACGTGACGCAGCCCACCTCGTCGAACCTGTACTTCGACGAGGTGCTCCGCGGCGCCGAGACCGAGGCCTGGCAGCGGGGCCTGGCGCTCATGGTGGCGGCCGGTCGCGGGCCGTCGCGGGACGTCATCGTCAACGACGTCGCCGGCCGGGTGGACGGGCTGGCGGTGCTCGCGCAGACCGTGCCGGACGAGCTCCTCGAGCACGTGGCCCGCCGCATCCCGGTGGTGGTGCTCGCCGACGACCGGCGCTCGCGGGGGTTCGACTCGATCAGCGTCGACAACGCGGCGGGCATGCGGACGCTCGGTGCGCACGTGATCGGCCGCCTCGGGATCCGGTCGATCGCCTACGTCGCCGGGCCGGTGGACTCGCCGGACGACCAGGAGCGCACCGCGGGGTTCCGGCGGGCGCTCGAGGACCACGGACTGTCGCCGCACGACGTCCGCACGGTCCACGGCGACTTCGGCCGGGTCCGGGCCCGGGAGCTCGCGCGCACGCTGCTCGACGACCGGGTGCCCCGGGCGATCGTCTGCTCGAACGACCAGTCCGCGCTGGGGGTCCTCGACGCCGTGCTCGCGCGCGGGCTGCGGGTGCCGGACGACGTCGTCGTGACGGGGTTCGACGGCATCGAGGCCGGCCGGTTCTCGTCCCCGCGCCTGACCACCGTGCACCAGCCGATGGGGGACCTCGGTCGGGCTGCGGTCCGGGCGATCGTCGACCGGTTGGACCACCGCGAGGGCCCGCCGCGCGCCGTCCGGCTGCCGGTCGAGGTGCTCCTGCGCGAGAGCTGCCCGCCGTCGCTCTGA
- a CDS encoding GntR family transcriptional regulator yields the protein MTEPTDAAPVSQTAQLYDNLRAAILTLDIAPGERISERGLEARFHASRTPVRAALSRLEREGLILHEGRSWTVTPIDLDEIASLAELRGVLEPAAARLAVARAEPEAVAAVRAHLDALRPTADQQAGIRMGSTFHLDLAALGGNRFVTDAVADALTRLERTRWIEVRTPEARDAAWQEHSDILDAVQRGDADEAARLVAAHVAGTNDRLLGFIAQERRRLRGAGMAIVGAPERLAAGAAEG from the coding sequence GTGACCGAACCGACCGATGCAGCACCCGTGTCGCAGACGGCCCAGCTCTACGACAACCTCCGCGCGGCGATCCTCACGCTCGACATCGCACCGGGCGAGCGGATCTCGGAGCGCGGGCTCGAAGCGCGCTTCCACGCCTCGCGCACCCCGGTCCGCGCGGCGCTGTCCCGGCTCGAGCGCGAGGGGTTGATCCTGCACGAGGGGCGCTCGTGGACGGTCACCCCGATCGACCTCGACGAGATCGCGTCGCTCGCCGAGCTCCGTGGCGTGCTCGAGCCCGCCGCCGCGCGGCTCGCCGTGGCCCGGGCGGAGCCGGAGGCCGTCGCCGCCGTCCGCGCGCACCTCGACGCCCTGCGCCCCACCGCCGACCAGCAGGCCGGCATCCGGATGGGGTCGACGTTCCACCTCGACCTGGCGGCGCTCGGCGGCAACCGGTTCGTCACCGACGCCGTCGCCGACGCCCTCACCCGGCTCGAGCGCACCCGGTGGATCGAGGTGCGCACGCCCGAGGCCCGCGACGCCGCGTGGCAGGAGCACAGCGACATCCTCGACGCCGTGCAGCGCGGTGACGCCGACGAGGCCGCCCGGCTCGTCGCCGCCCACGTCGCGGGCACCAACGACCGGCTCCTGGGCTTCATCGCCCAGGAGCGCCGTCGGCTGCGCGGCGCGGGCATGGCGATCGTCGGGGCGCCGGAGCGCCTCGCGGCCGGCGCGGCCGAGGGCTGA